Genomic window (Capricornis sumatraensis isolate serow.1 chromosome 1, serow.2, whole genome shotgun sequence):
GTTTGGCGGTGAAAGTCTTGTTGCAGAGAGTGCACTCATAAGGCTTTTTTTCGCCCTGCCCACTGGCTGTGCTGTGGCCTGCGGATGGGGCCAGGGGCTGTGGCGCTGGCAGCTGTGCAGTAAAGGTCGACAGGCCGGGCTGGGACACTGTCACAAACTGGGTCTGCTGGCCTGCCAGGGGCTGCGGCAGGCTGAAGAGGAAAGGCTTGGGGCCGCTGCCCGCCGGCTGGGTAGTGAAGAGGGCCGGCAGGTAGGTGTTACCGGCTGTGCCAATGACCTGCGTGTTGCTGGTTAAGGTCAGAGGCATCCTCAAGTTGCTGGTGAGGGTTTCGGTCTGGCGTAAGTAGAGCTGGGTACTTGGCAATGGCTGCCCGATGGACGTGTTGACCGAAGGCTGCTGCAGGACACTTTTGTCGGAGCTGTTGCTGACAGTGATCACCGTGTTGTCCATCTCCACCTCGTTGCTTCTTTCGGGGGAGGAGGCACCGGTCTCTAGCTGGTGCGGCTGCGGGGCGCCCTCAGCCGGGGCTTCCGCGGCCTGCTCAGGTTGGGCGGGTTCGGCCTGGCTGTCCCGCACCGCCCCGGGCCCGAACTGCTGCTCCACGGAGTCGGGTTCGGTGCCTATGGAGGAGCTGACGCCCGAGTCGAAGCTCTCGCCCTTGGGCTCGCTCTCGGTGCCCTCGGCCTGGTCGGTGTCTTCCGTGCACTCCTCAGACTCATTGCGCTCCAGGATCTGCACCCTCTGCTGCCCGTAGTAGTCGTAGTCGtcctccatctcctgcttgatGTGGATGTTGCCCACCAGCGTCTGGATGCGCACGGGCCGGGGCTGCTTGCGGCAGTGCGTGGTCTCGGGGGTGGTGGACAGGTAGCGCTCCATCTGCTGCGAGCGCTCGTGGATGCGCGTGATCCAGCTGGGGTCTTCTATGTGGTGGTCGCGGGGCAGGCCGAGCGCAGTCTCGTGGTGGCTGACTACGGCGCCGCTGTAGAAGGAACGCTCACCGCTGCCGTTCTGCATGGAGCAGGCGTACAGCGCTGAGTAGATCCTGTCCACGCTGTGCTGCGGGTGGCTCTGCAGATAGCCTGACTCGGTGTCGCTGCTCTGGCCCGAGGTGCCCGACTCGGGAGTGCCCCGTGGCGTGTCCTGGCCTGAGTCCTGGATCCCCGGGAACACATCGCCCACGTTCTGCGACACAATGCGCGTGCACTCATCGATGACCGTTTTGATCTGCAGGATGCTGGCGGCCGTGAGGATCTGCAGGGCTTCCGACTGCGAGACGCGCAGCACGCCGCTGTACATGAAGTCAATGAGCTTTTGCACCGACTGCACCGACACCACCGACGGGATCTCGATGTCGCTGTAGCCCAGCAGCAGCTTGTCCTGGAAGAAGGGGCTGCCGGCGGCCAGCACGCAGCGGTGTGCACGCAGCATGCTCCCGTGGATGCGAACCGTCACGTCACAGAAGTGGCCACGGTTGCGCTGCTCGTTGAGGGTCTCGAGCACGGAATTGCTGAAGTTGTGAAGGTTGATGCTGTGAATGCGCTCGGTCATCCCCTTGCAACTGATGTCACCTGCACGGCGAGACAGACACAACACAGGGCGTGGGTCAGAGCGAGCTGGCTGCATTCCTAACATTTGGGTCTCAGGTGGACAATGCTCATAGCTCCTAGCAGCACCCCTTTGCAGACACAAGCAGGCTCTCTGGCAAGATGGATAGGCTTTGCATCAGGTCGACCTGTGGGTATGATGTCCTATGGTAACAAGGCCTTGGATTTTGTTGCAACAGGGCCCCAGTTATTTGGGGGTACTGAATCCATAATTGACCCCCTAGACCTTCAGCCAGGGTTGTCAGTTGAAGTACAGCAGTCTAAAAAATAGATGGGTCATTGCCTGCTATTTCTATGGCTTCAGCAAATAAGAACCAAAAGGCAAATGAAGACTTATTCTCAGGAAACTCTGCCTCCACTTTAGACAGGCGTAAGCCCAGGTCCTTTGGGAAAGCTTGTATTTTTCTCAGTTTATCAAAATTCCTTACTTTATTCATAGACCACAATAGTTAATTCCCTTCCTGTTAATTAACATGGCACATTCTGCAAATCCACACCACATATGCAAAGATTCTTGGAAAATTCATCTTAGACTAAGATAGACATCAAATTGCTACCACAGAGTTTTCCAGTGGAGGGACAGGCTCTAGAATGCAATCTTCTTGCTAAAGGAGCACTTGCCCACTGTCTGTATCTACATTTTTCTTATCCTCTTTGGTGAAACCTGTTTGAGTACTTTCTAGGGTGTTGTACGTTATATGGTGGTTGTCTGAATTTTCTGAGGCTTAAGGAAGAAGAAACGTCAGAAGGGTCAAAGATGGCAGTGTTGACCTGAAAGACTGGAATACACTAGGTGACCATATTCGTCATTCAAACCGGGCACTTGGGAGGACTGTTAGTAAGCAGGTCAGAACAGTAGGGTTAACCTGGAGTGGGATGTTCAGTTATCTCAGGAATTGGGTGCTCTCTGCTCTTGCAAGGATATATCAGACAGTTGCCAGGAGGAAGGCAACAGTCTGAAACATGGCACACGTGGACAGCCTGACCTATTGCCACCCTTATATCCTAGGCTGTACAGACAAGGGATAGGTTGGTAACACCTACAGCCCAGattgagaaagaaaacaagtgtCTATAACACTAGACTGAGGGCtttcctattgttttcctattcTGTAAAGAATCCTTCTCTCCAAGTCATTCTTCAGTCATTCCCCATCTTTGCCTTCACAACTGAATGATCAGCTTGAGGGAGGTCAAGTAAGTAGGCTTTCAAAACTAGGTGACCTAGGTATGGATTGTTGGTGTGACCCAGATCCCTGTGTCTTGTTAGAAGTAACCCAGAGGTAATGGCCTGCACATAGAGGAATGCCCACCTTTTCAGgttctttctcctctgccttagGAAAGAGGACCTGTGCAGAGAAGTCTGAGCTCAACTAGCTTTTCTACTTTGGTACAATCCATCTCCTCATTCTGAGTTCAGCTGTTGTGACTGCATCCTTATATACTCATTCATTTCCTTTGCTCCCAACTTTACATTCCGTCAGCCTCACAGAAATCCACTAAAATTAATAAATGCTGCCTACAGGTTCTATGTTATCTTTGAGTGATATGATTTGTGCAAATTTTCACATAAGAGAATTCCTTTTCCTTCCAATTTCTATTACGTCTGTTAATGTgtctaaaatatttcattagatgactgtttctatttttccttttatataaaaCAATTGTCCTTGACAGGTTAAGGAATCAAGGTGAATCCCCTATAACTGTTAATACAAAACACAGCACCGGAGGAAGGCCCCAAAAACCTAGAAAGGAAAATTTAGGAAATCAGTCAGCAGATCATATTCTAATGTCTTACTGAGTCCCTCATGCTTGTGCACTGTGATAATAAtaagagaaatttttttaagagtGTCAAGTTTTAACTACTTTATGTACATTATTTCATTGAgtcctcacaacaatcctatgatGTCAGTagtattattatccccatatttcagatgaggaaactgaggccagaggaaCTGGGAAACCACTCAAGGCCCACACAGGTAGTTGGTGGTCAAGCTGGCATTTGAACCCAGCAGTCTGTGTCTAGAGTTCACACTCTTTTCTGCTTCACTGTATTGCATGCCTTGCCCCTGAATGACGCCCGGTTCTTAGGTACGGGTCTGCCATAAAGGTGTGTAGTAAGGCCTGTCCAGTGTACCCTCCAGCTACTTATATACCTGTCCATAAATTAGTGTGCTGTCTCATAGCCTCAGTCATCTaataaagcacattttaaaaaacttataaatAGAACAATGCAAGAGATAAAAGAAAGTTCTGGCACTAAAATGTAGAGGTTTCTATATACAATTTGACTATCACCAAGGTCTCTTTCATTTAAGTAAAATGGTAGCCACTAAAATTGGCTAAGTCTCTGAGTAGGAtggatttattaaaaattttttccacaCAGGTAAAAACACTCTTTAAACACACAATTGCTCATAGCAGCAGTCACAGCTATATCACTTGAGTTGTCATATATGACAAAGAATTGTCTTCCTTCTGATAATTCTGGGAAGAAGCTCAATCACAATATCATAATAATTAATAACCATGTAGCATTTTACAGTGTACAAACTCTTTCACAGGTGTAAACTCATTTACTCTTTATAACAATCCTATATATTTTCAGGACAAgtcctattattactatttgatGTAAAAGGAAGTTGAGGGTTTCAAAGTATCTAAATGACTAGCCCAAGGTTTTCCAGAGATAGTAAGTGGCTGAGGTGGGATTAGAACCCATGCTCCTTTGATGTTCTTCTTATCACATGATACTGGATCACTGACAAGTGAAACCTGGATTACCCAAAGACTGAGGGCCATCTAATTCTCAGAACatagaagaaaagataaagacaCAGAAAGTGATGATGGAGCTTGCTGTAGAGATGGATATGGTCACCAACAAGAGCTGTCATTATATCACACACATTCGtagatacatgcacacacacacaaacacacacaaactcatGAAAAAAAGTTCAAACTGCTTGTTGGGCTGATCCACTCAAGTCTAAATAATCAGGTAAATCTATAGCAATAATAACAAAACACTGTCTGCTAAATAATCTGagttatgattttttcagtaatgCTGTGGCCAACTTCATTAAAAACCACAGAGACAAACTTGAACCTGCACACATATACAACCTGACCTGACAAACCTAGTTGGATTTTTGCagacacaatttttaaagatctcTGAGTGCACTGGTCCTGCACCACAGTGAGCAGCCGTGAAAGGCTGAATTGGTTTTTGCTGATATGTGTACAGATGCGACGGGGGACCCTGCCGGTCCATTCAAGCATGCCTCGGCCCTCCAGCACACAATGCTGAAGCAAGTCCTTTCCCaggctttctttcattttcaacacTAATACAGTGGGAAAGAGTTTCTGCCACGGCAAGGCAATGTCCAGGCTTTTGTGAAACAGGTCCTTTTCATCCAGTGGGCATTAATGTATAGATTCCAATGGAATAAATCTGAAATACTCTACTGTAGAAGATTTGTTCCCCATTGAAAACAAATCTTGATTAGATGGTTATTCAGAGACTGTATAGGAAGGAATGGTGTGAAAATGCTAACTCCATTCTTTCTTAGATTGGCAGTGAATAGGCATTTGGGctattcaaaaaaacaaaacaaaacaaaaccaaccttCGACTCTACAAAACCATACAACTTTACAAAGATTTTGTGCATCTGGGGAAGCCATGATACACTTCCTCCCCCCTTCCCTCCAAAAATCCCCCATGGTGGTGTGAACATAGAACTGATagggtaaaatgaaaaaaaaaaaaactgacaaaaatagTTCTCTGCGTGTTTTAAAATAGTAACCCATCTTCTTTCCACTAGAGTAAAAAATATAGAGTCAGCCTGTGATGGCATTCACTGGAACATGCAAGGAATTCTATTCCTGAATGTGATCATGTACTCTAAGTGATTGTGATCTGCGGATGAGCACAGTATGGATGAGGCTGAGGCAGGAGTGAACACCGGAGGGGGATTCTGCTTGCAGTGAAATAGCTGATGGAGGGCTTGGCTATCTATGTTGTAGGAACCCAGCTCCTGCCTGTCCCTGAAACGGCGGGTGTTCAGGGATAGGACTAAGCACCAGAATAAAAACGCTGCCTGTGCACAAGggaaaaggaataagaaaaggaaacagcaggCAATACAATCTCTTTTAATTAGGTGTGAAATCCAGTCCTTTCTCAGTCCAGATTTATGAAATGAGACTAGTGCAAGGGCGAGATGCtgcagagagagatgggaattgGAAGACTCTGTGGCTGGGAAAGAAACACTAGCTCTCAAATTAAAACCAAGATGAATTTTGGTTGACAGACCGAAGTCAAATGTCAGGGCCAAAGAGCCCTCGAGTTTTCAATCTGGGCCACCAGGCTCATGTGTGCTAAGTGGGTCAGCACATGAAATAGGGCCAGGTGGCAGGCCTCCACCCAGCCTCTTATCACTCCCTTTCCCAGATTGTGCTCAATAGCACACCGAAGTTGCTCTTTCATATTATCAGGTGATGAGTGATCATGTTGAACTTTCACATTTTGGTGCTACTTCCCAAGCTGATCCCATTGGGAAGAATCCAGTTTTTACTGGAGAAAGCTGGGATACATGTGCAACTAAGGCCCCTTTCTCCCCAAATCTACATCTGTTGTCCTGCCAGATGCCTGACCTCAGTCATGTTTGTTTTACCTCTTTGCCTGGGGTGGACACTTGCTGAGTCTCTGCACCATGGGAGGTAGGGGTTGCTTGCTCACAGATTCCACCATCTAGAGCAGATGGTCCTGTATGTCCCTCCCCTCTCTATCTCCCTGGCGTCTTCACAGGGTGGCTCTGAGGAAATCACTAATGCAAGTGGGAAGCAGTAGGCAGAGCAAGACTTTCCTCTACCCTAGCtccatctgttgttgttgttgttcagtgactacgttgtatctgtctcttttgctatcccatggactgtagcccaccagggccctctgtccatgggattttccaggcaagaacactggagtgggttgccatttccttccaggggatcttcctgaccagggatcaaactcatgtctcctgcttggcaggcagcttctttcaGGTTCTTTACccttgaaccacctgggaagccccctggctCCATACACCTAGCATATCTCTGCTCTCACTGCCTCTGTAAGTGAACTGTGGGAAGGTCATCACCGTTTGAGAAGGAGATGCCTCATATGCTTACCCATTCCTGGTGAGCAGGGAGTGCTTTGAGCTATCTCCCAATGAGGGTTTTCCCTGTCTTCCAGATTGTCGTAGCCTGGATTACAGGAACCATTAGCTAttccgtctttttttttttttttttttttatgattggtAACAGAATTCTTCTCCTAAAACTGAAATCAATTCTTCAATTTTTAGAAATGTGACTTTCAAACATATTTtcagtaatatatatgtatatataaatatatatatattttaagttgctcagtcgggtctgactctttgcaaccccatggacagtagcctgccccaggctcttccgtccatgggattttctaggcaagagtactggagtgggttgccatttccttctccagagaatcttcccaacccagggatggaacccaggtctcctgcattgtagacagacgctttgccatctgagccatatACAACCTATAAAAGTTGGGAGCACTCTGTATGAAACTTTATAGTCACTAGTTATTATTTCAGATAGATGGAAATATTAAAATTACtaatgattttttatttatgaTCTCAATAGTTTGGTTAGGTATGTTTTGTATTACTTGAATTTTCATTCATATATTAATTCATGCATCTAATGAACTTTCATTCATTCTGGAGcacattttaagtatttaaaggTCCTTAAgaagcttggagaattccatggactgaggagactggtgggctatagtccatggggtcacaaagagtcagacacgactgagcaactaacactttcacatatataatatatactattcagcaataaaaagaataatatttcgccatttgcagaaacatagatggacttggagggcattatactaagtgaaataagtcagatagagaaggataaatactgtatgaatgactgaataatagtcactcagtcctgtctgatgctctgcgaccccatggaccatagcccaccaggctcctcttccatggaattctccaggcaagaatactggagtgggttgccatttccttctcccaaatactgaatgatatcacttatatatggaatacaAAAAATACAACACACTAGTgactataacagaaaagaagcagactcacagatacagagaacaaactagtggttacccaTGGGGTAGGGTGGTATAGGGTGTGCGGAAGTGAGAGGTACAAACTACCGGGTGTAAGACAGGCTCCAGGACAtactgtacaacatggggaatatagctaatattctgtaaatggaaagtaagttTTACAAATTGTatgtttgttgttgagttgctcagtcatgtctgactcttttgaccccatggactgtagcttgccaggctcctctgtccaggggattttctagacaagaatactggagtgggtcaccaagTCCTTCTCcataaaaactgtataaaaaataaaaagttattttaaaatgcatatttcatATACTTATATAACTATAAAGTCAAAGAAGGGACCAGTATCAGCATTATAGTTGTatgaataaatgtatatacataaatgaataaatgaaagttttGTGATGAATtaacattaaatttttaattgaaagagtaaaaataaaattaggccACACTTTAGCAACTATGTAGGACCTATGGTGCACCTATGGTGCatagaaatgtaaaatttacCCTCACCCTCATTCAACTCcttatttcacttctattcagatttctttttatagccatatacaaatatattttcctatttattaatGTATTGAATATTTTTTCAAGCCAACTGAAATCCTTTTAGTTATGAGGTGAGTTTATTATCAAATGATTGATCAACAAATAATTGTACATCAACTTTATGGGACCAATTATAAACATAAGTTAACAGTTCATTTTGGGGTATTATCAAGCTACATACTTCATGAATTTACATACTTTGAGCATCTGATTCCAGTGGAACAAAAGACTGAAAGTTCAAATACCTTTACTCTCTTACAGTACAAGTGGCAAAAGCTAAGTTTTAACTCTGTGAACAAAGGCATTGGATAGCTATAATTCTAGACAACATTCTGAAAGACACCTATGCCCTCATTCTAAAGCTGAAATGAAATGGCTTCTTCTTGAAGAGGGAGGACCTGCTGGGAGTAAGGGAAAAAGTCAATGAAATCTGAGGTTGATGCCTTTAAATCCTCTTATGTTGTAAACCTTTTGAGACACCTTTAGGGGTTTGATTCCACCCCAACCCCCCAAAGCTTTTTCCTTACAAATTTAGCTGCTGCCCTATTGTAaccttttcctttgttcactaaATCTGAGGAACAAAAACACAGAGATACTGCATCTGTGGGTGggataaaaaaatgaacaaaatgatctACTTAAATTCACAAAGTATGCAGTTTGAACTTGGCTTTGACAGAAGGGTCTATATATTCAAATGCATGGTTAATAAGTCCTTTATTTTGCTTGGGAGGAAACTGTATGCTTAAAAAGTGTTTATATAAAAACCAGCATCTTTTTACTTACTAATCTATTCCCCTTTTGATCTCTTCATCATCATATACTTATtttttagaggaaaaacaaaattttaactgCAGTGACTTGAGGTActcctttgaaaaatattatcaaCTGGTGATGAAGTATAGTTAggtaagaaattaatttttcctcTTTGGGAAAACTTTTATCTGAATTTCAATAAGTGAGAAAACAGAACCCTATAGTGTCATTTTACAAAAGCTTTTTGACTAAAATCATCACAGAGCTCCTCAATTCACAAAACTTCCTCTGCCACTCACTGTTCTGAGACTGCTTTCGAAGCAGACATTCAGATTCATGCTCTTTGCTTGTGTCTCTCTAGAAAAAAATAAGCTGCTTTCATTGTGACAACCAGTTTTTAAGCCTTGCTCTCTGTTGGCAGGAGATGGATAAACTTTTTCGGTATGGAAAGTGTGGACTAGAGCCATGGCAGACTGTTCTGAGGAATGAAGGCCTTCTACATGTGGAAGACccgcattcaatccctgggtcaggaagatcccttgcagaaggaaatggcaacccactccagtgggattcttgcctggagaatcccggggacagaggagcctgatgggctgcgatccacggggttgcaaagagttggacatgactgacatacAGCATTCAGCTTCTCAAAGTAACAAGGAAAAGCCAAGGAAAGAGGTAGATTTGTTTTGCTGGATAACTGATTAAGACAGAACGGAGGTGATTTGATGTGGGCCAGTTTAAGAAAGTAGCAGAAACTACATCTCAACAGCCCACCTAGGGTGATACATTATAAAAGCAGGCACAGgatttccttaagaaaaaataagatgtaAGTTCCTTTTTGGCTCATGCTGAGATGAAGAAGAGTCTAAATAAACATCGTTAGAACTGAAAAACTTGGAAAGCACTGGTAAGTAAGTGAAGTGGAAGGTATAATTTGCAATTATTCTAATTAGGAGTAAGGTActatattttaatcttatttttattatatttttgattgtatcttttatataatattttattatattgtttACATATTATAGGATAAAAGATATTAAGCTGTTTAAGTCTTCTATTGCTAGGTAACATTTCAATTATCTTGACTTATTTCACCAATTTGATTTgatcttattttctcatttttccccaGATAAAATCCCTGCATGAATTCAAGAagctgtgtgttagttgctcagtagagtccaactctttatgaccctgtagactagactgtatgtagcctgccaggctcctctgtccagactctccaggcaagaatactggagggggttgccattcccttctccagggcatcttcccaactcagggactgaacctgggtctcctgcatttgcaaatatcttgatgtagtgcattcattcatttttaattctcTTCTGCTGCTGAATTTGTCCCGAGTCCTAAGATTATTGTGCTTTCTCTACTTAACAAATCTTAGCTACCATTTGAGAACCCAAttcaaagttttttcttttctgtggagCTGTCTTTGATTACTGAACTCCATCCTGAgttctttcttttcctagttCCCACTGATGGTGAGGTAAGAAACTGAAAcactaatttctattttttaatggaacTATAAAACTTTCACAATAATAAGGCAATTAAGAAAGACAAAGTCTTGCCCTCATTTCTGGGCTCCCTTGGTAGTTGTTGCTTCTGAGCCCAAACTTCCCCTCAAATGAGGAAGGTGCCAAAGCGTGAGGTACATGACTCCAGTTGGGTTGACTGCTTGGCGTACTTTTGGAGGCTGGAAATAAAAAGGCCCTCACTTGGGAGGGACAATGATGATTTTGGGCTGGGCCCATACTAAGTAGTAAAGACTACTACTACAGCAGTGCTGGGCAGTCAGATGGACCAGTCAAATTGGCAACTTCGTTAGGTAGACAAGTAATACTGATGATGAAGACTATTATAGACTAAGACTCTGACCCCTCCCTAGATTTCATGAGTCTTGTACAAGtctagagaagggaaggaagcccTGAAACGTGACTAACCTTACTGATAGGGACCTTGGTTTAATTTTCTATAGGAAAGTAAGGAAACATTTCTTGTACCTCAATGTTGTAGGATAGATCAGAACTTTCTCATAGTCCTTAAGAGTATGCCGTTGATtattctgtcttcatttttcttcatttgtgccTGACATCTATGAGAGGGCTTCCcggatagctcagctggtaaagaatctgccagcaatgcaggaaacccgggtttgatttctgggtcaggaagttcccctggagaagggatcggctacccactccagttttcttgggctcccctggtggcttagatggtaaaaaactgacctgcaatgtgggaggcctgggttcgatccctggcttgggaaaatcccccggaggagggtacggcaacccacttcagtattcttgcctggagaatccccatggacagagcagcctggtgagctacagtctatgtggtcataaagagtcggataccactgagcgactaaacacataTTATATCTGTAAGAAGGCTCTCAGCTTCCTGGAGGCTGGTACCTTGCCTTGTTATAACTACAGCTTCATCACAGATCATCGAATCCTCACATTGCCCGCCACACTTCTTTCCACTGAGTAGGTCTCATCTAAGcgtttgtttgttcatttctcCC
Coding sequences:
- the ZBTB20 gene encoding zinc finger and BTB domain-containing protein 20 yields the protein MTERIHSINLHNFSNSVLETLNEQRNRGHFCDVTVRIHGSMLRAHRCVLAAGSPFFQDKLLLGYSDIEIPSVVSVQSVQKLIDFMYSGVLRVSQSEALQILTAASILQIKTVIDECTRIVSQNVGDVFPGIQDSGQDTPRGTPESGTSGQSSDTESGYLQSHPQHSVDRIYSALYACSMQNGSGERSFYSGAVVSHHETALGLPRDHHIEDPSWITRIHERSQQMERYLSTTPETTHCRKQPRPVRIQTLVGNIHIKQEMEDDYDYYGQQRVQILERNESEECTEDTDQAEGTESEPKGESFDSGVSSSIGTEPDSVEQQFGPGAVRDSQAEPAQPEQAAEAPAEGAPQPHQLETGASSPERSNEVEMDNTVITVSNSSDKSVLQQPSVNTSIGQPLPSTQLYLRQTETLTSNLRMPLTLTSNTQVIGTAGNTYLPALFTTQPAGSGPKPFLFSLPQPLAGQQTQFVTVSQPGLSTFTAQLPAPQPLAPSAGHSTASGQGEKKPYECTLCNKTFTAKQNYVKHMFVHTGEKPHQCSICWRSFSLKDYLIKHMVTHTGVRAYQCSICNKRFTQKSSLNVHMRLHRGEKSYECYICKKKFSHKTLLERHVALHSASNGTPPAGTPPGSRAGPPGVVACTEGTTYVCSVCPAKFDQIEQFNDHMRMHVSDG